The genomic stretch TGCAAGACCTCCTGTAATAGCTGCAACTGTGTCAGTGTCACGGCCGAGATTGACTGCCTTTAAAACTGCGCTTTTATAGTCTGATGTCTCAAGAAGACACCACAGAACTGCTTCAAGGGTTTTAATTACATAGCTGCGGCCTTCCTTAACGTCAAAGTCCATTTCAAATATGGCCTCAAAATCATCCAGATACTCATTGCCCTCATAGTATTTTTTGATTTTTTCACATGACCTTTGAATGTGTTCGGCGATTTCAAGGTCGCATTCAAGCATTGACCTGGCGATTTCAGTGTACAGCACGCAGGCTATTTTTGATTTCGGATGTGCATGTGTCAGGGCGGATACGTTTTCCACATCCGCATATGTTGCGTCTGGAATGAATGCCATTGGCAGTATTCTCATTAGTGATCCGTTTCCGTTGTCCCTGTCATCTCTTCCGCCACATTCAAAAACGTTCAATCCGTCGTCAAATCTTATGATTGACTGGATTGTTGTGTTTCCAAAGTCGAATACCTCATACTGGCAGTATTTTGACTCGCTGACATATAGGTCAAACTCCATCATTATGTCTGTCAGGTCAATGTCATTTCTGTTTACTATGCTCTGCATTGTTGCAAGGGTCATTGATGTGTCATCGGACCATGTTCCCTTTGGCTGGTTGTATGTTCCGTGTCCCATCATTTCAGTTACGGGATTTTCCATCAGGTATTCCCTTGATTTGAACTCAACCGGCACTCCCAGCGCATCTCCTACTGTCAAACCCACTATTCCGTCTTTGATTTTCATGTTTAAACACCTCTTAAAAAGCAGCTGATATATATGCCAAATTAAATATTGGGCATGATTTTTAAAACGTTAATGTTAATGTAAGATAACCCCAACCAGATTAAATCAAAACTCTTTAATCTAAAAATAATCCGGACAGGTTTTGTGATGGTTGTATCTGAAAATACCTGGAAAATCACCTGTCGGATTCTTCCAGATTTTTAGCTATTTCCTCTCCCAGATTTGTAAGCCTGTAAAGACGACCTTTTCGGTATTCCTCATTGATGCATTCTGCAATTCCTGCCTTTTTAAGCTCACCCAATACCTTGGAGATATGGTTTCTTCTTATTCCGGATTCCTCTGCAATCCTTGTCGGTGTTTCAACCTCCCCGTTTTTCAGGACATTGACTGTCCTTTTTCTGTAGTCGCTTACTTCAACATATGAAAACTTCTTCAAGTCCTCATCATTCATTTTAGGTTTCATGTTAAGTATATATTATTAACATATTAAATATACTTTTGCGTTAAGCAACTAACCTGTTTTTAATGTTTTAGTCATAGTTTAGAGTTCGAAATTGAAGCTTACCGCTGTGAATTTCATTCCGCTGTCCCTGATTTTTTTGGATTTGATTTCAACATTTCCGTACTGCTTCAGAAATGTGTTGATTTCACCTGAAACAGCATGGTAGTTTTTTCGGTCATAAACCCTGTAGTTTCCCATGAACTTGATTGAATCGCTTTTCTTTAAAACATTGACCTGGTCAAGCCTGAATGATTCGCCGTTTTTCTCGAGAACGGAGTTGATCTTTTCCACTATTTCCTCTTTGATTTTCTGCTTTTCATCATCGCTTATCATGATATCACTTCAAAGTTCTTTACATGGCAGTCAATAAAGCGTTTTACCATTGTTACTTATTTATATTGGATGAATTAAAAAAGTTTTTATATGGATATGCAAAATTATTTGGGTGATTGTTATGTATGAATGTCCTGACTGTGGAGAAAAAGTTGACGAAGATGATGTGGAATTTAACTGCCCGTACTGCGGCGAAAGTGACATGGGCGAAGGTTTCTACACCTGTGAAAACTGCGGAACACTATTTGATTATGCAGGAGACCTGTGGGAATGTGAATCCTGTCATAACGGAGAATTTGAAGAAACATCCCCTGAAGATAAAATGGTGGAATACTGTCCCGAATGCGGAGAAGAGCTTGAAGATTCTGATTACTGCTACTTCTGCGGATGGCCGAACAATCAGGGATGGATCGGTGAAAATTACGAATAAATTACTCAAAATCCATAATTTATCCAAAATGAAAAAAAAAACGAAATCCTAACTGACGAGACCGTCTATCGCACCGAAAAGTTCCCCGTAACTTTTAAAAAGGCTTTCCATCTCATCAGCATTTTTGGATGTGAAAACTGCCTTTATCCTGTCTTCCTTTTTAAATATTTTAACCTGTTCATCTTCACGGATATCTAAAATCAGTGATTTGATTATATTGTATTTTTCCTCTGTGAGGTTGTACATCCTGTGGTGGTTGACTATGTCCATCGCATGAATTATTCCGTTTTCCGGCATGTCAATGCATGAGGACATCCTTATCTTGGTATCCATGTAGTATGGAGCCTCTATCTTGTCACTTCGAAGCACGATTGAAATCTTTGATATCACATGGTCGTCATTTGATTTTTCATTTACATAGTTAATCATCCCAAACTGTTTGATGTTTGCACCGTCATTCATGAAATTCATGGTAATATATTGTTTTTAGAGATATTTAACATTATTATAAAAATCATCGCAGTATAAGTCAACAAAAATCAAAAAATAAAAATCATCGCAGTATAAGTCAACAAAAATCAAAAAATAAAAATCATCGCAGTATAAGTCAACAANNNNNNNNNNAATCAAAAAATAAAAATCATCGCAGTATAAGTCAACAAAAATCAAAAAATAAAAATCATCGCAGTATAAGTCAACAAAAATCAAAAAATAAAAATCATCGCAGTATAAGTCAACAATTTGAATAATTTAGTTTAAACCCAATACTGCCCAATAACCTATTTTTACAGCTATCCGATTAACTGTTCATCAGAAAAACAAGAAATATTCATGAAACGGATATGTATGATATTCTTCAAGTCTTCTGCTGGCGAAATTAACCTTATACCCATAATGGTCGTCATCCCCATCCTTTTCAAACATCACGCATGTTTTAAAAGAGTCATTCACGACAAGCCTGCCGGTTTGTGTTGAAAAATCATGTCCCTCATAGCAGAACTCGTATTTATAGTCGTTTTGCCTTTCAATGAGGCTGACTGCATCCCTGAACCACTTCATGGACTGCAGGCGGTCATGGTGAGTGTATCCGTAGCGGTACTCAAGGGTTCCTGAAAAGGGATCATAGCTGACGGTGATTTCGGTGTCGAGATATTCATTTTCAATCCTGAATGTGATTCTGATATCATCGCCGTTCTGGTTGAGGGAAAATGTGCAGTTTCGAGGTTTAATCTCAACGCAAGAAATTAGCCGTGCCTTTTGCTCTGAGGTCAGCTGCAGCCTTCCGGCATATGACGAAAACTGGCTGTATGGAATGTTATTGAAACTTATCTTTATAGGTTCAAAGTCTTCAAAATCACTATAGGATTGCCCACGGTCCTCATCTCTGTCCCTTCTCTGCCAGACAAGATACGGCAGTTCGTTTTCATCTTCCCTGAAATGGTCTCTCATCAAATCACCCCTTTTTTTGTAGAATGATAATATGTTGTCTTCAAAAATATATAAGTTGTGGCTTTTAATAGTAACCGGTTTTAACTACATTAACAACATTCTATATATACAATGACATCTTAATCTAATCATAAAGGTGAAAACATGACAGGAATTATTTATCTGATATTATTTTTCATTATCGTTGCCGCCTGCTGTGCTCTTGGTGATGACAAAAGCTCAGGAAACACATCATCCAGAAAAACACAAACAGTCAATAGAAATACATACAGCAGCAATACACGAAGTTACAATGACGATTACTGTGAATGCCCTTCCTGCGGAGCACCATATTATGACGGCTACTGCGAGGAGTGCGGATACCCCGACATCAACCAGGGATGGATCGGTGAGAACTACTAATCCACATCACACACCACCATACAATCATCCCATTATATTCAACACATCCCAAATAAAATAGGCACCATCATTTATAAAGTTCAATTTAATTAATCGGATTTTACATTAACGGCAATGTTTTGTAAAATACATCACTGCTTGAAACGTGAGTATATATGAAAGAGTTAAAAAAAGTTATTTTAGTATGATTATTGCGGACGTTAATGTAAGTCACATTTCGCCAAGTGCCTTTCGGGTTGCCTTGAGAGCACCTGCACTGTGTATGCGGACAACACGGTTGGCGTCATTTTGTGAAATCTCCTCAAGCCTTTCAAGATATGGGATTACAGATTCTGGTTTGGTTTTTCCAACAACCCTGAACATTTCAGGCGCCTCAATCCTTACTTTATCGCTTGAATCGGATATCATGTCAAAAAATATGTCAAGATTATCACAGAACATTTCGGGATTGTTTGTTGCGATGTTTTCACAGGCCCAGATGAATGCATGGCGTACGTTTTCATCTATGTCAAAGCGAAGCTCCATAAGATTTTCAATATAATCAGCTACAAGGCTCACATCGCCCCTGCCTATCCTTCCAAGAGCATTGGCCGACCTTTCCCTAAGCTTTGAATCGCTACTGTCCATGTATGAGGCAATATCTGCGACATAATCTGAGATTTCATCAGTGTGCTTGAGTCCCATCTCTCCCAGAAGCCACAGCGCCTTTGCCTTGACTTTAGAAGAATAGTCTTCGCCAAGTATTGATGCAACATCATCAATTTTAACACCCCATGACATTCTCTGCTTTGTAATGTCTCTCAGTTGAGTTAAAATAACCCCATCGTCCATAAAAACACCAGATAATTATATGACCCTGATGCTACATATATCTTATTGAAAAAGGAGTTGTTTTTAGATGAAAAGCAGTATAGAAGTAAAACAGACTGATATAGTGGAACTTGAAGCTGACGTTATTGTAAATGCGGCAAACAGCTCTCTTGCAAGTGGAGGTGGCGTTTGCGGAGCAATATTTAGAGCTGCAGGTTTTAAAAAGCTTGAAGATGCATGCAGAAAAATCGGAGGATGCCCTACAGGTTCGGCGGTAATCACACCGGGCTTTGATTTGAAAGCGGATTACATCATCCATGCCGTAGGTCCTGTCTGGTATGGCGGAAGTGACAGTGAAGCTGAACTTCTCTACAGCGCATATGAAAATTCCCTGAAACTGGCAATGGAAAACGGATGCCGTTCAATAGGTTTTCCCGTGATTTCATCAGGAATTTACGGATATCCGAAAAATGAAGCATGGCAGATAGCCATTAAAGCCTGCAGGGATTTCATCAAAGACAACCCCGACTATCCGATAAGCATCACCTTTGCTGTGAGAAGCGATGAAAGCAGATTACTGGGTGAAAAGACAATCAAAGAGATTTTATGATTTTCTCACCCTCAGGTGTCAGACGGTAAAGCCTTCCCCTTTTGACTTCGGGATTGATGCACTCAACAAGTCCGTGATTTCTTAACTGCCCCAGTGTGTTTGAGATGTGGTTTTGAAATATTTCAGCGTCAACGGCAATTTCAGAGGGCATCTTCACCTCACCTTCAAGAGACCTCATCACCCTCAGCCTGTACTGGGATCTTCTGACGTATTTTACCTCATCATCCATTTAAATCACTAGTCGTATCCCTGTGATTCAAGATATTCATCAATCTTGTCGTTGTCACCGTATTCGTAATGGTCATAGTACCAGTCGGGATCGTTTTTGGCTATTACGTTCGGTGAGTCGTCAACTCCCCCGTAATGGGAGGATGAATGTGAACTGCCACTGCTGCTTGATGATGAACTTGACCCTGTGTGGTAGCTGGAG from Methanobrevibacter sp. encodes the following:
- a CDS encoding ADP-ribosylglycohydrolase family protein, whose amino-acid sequence is MKIKDGIVGLTVGDALGVPVEFKSREYLMENPVTEMMGHGTYNQPKGTWSDDTSMTLATMQSIVNRNDIDLTDIMMEFDLYVSESKYCQYEVFDFGNTTIQSIIRFDDGLNVFECGGRDDRDNGNGSLMRILPMAFIPDATYADVENVSALTHAHPKSKIACVLYTEIARSMLECDLEIAEHIQRSCEKIKKYYEGNEYLDDFEAIFEMDFDVKEGRSYVIKTLEAVLWCLLETSDYKSAVLKAVNLGRDTDTVAAITGGLAGIYYGYEDIPEEWIHDIPQIEFVLDLCDDFEKFCCQV
- a CDS encoding helix-turn-helix domain-containing protein, which codes for MKPKMNDEDLKKFSYVEVSDYRKRTVNVLKNGEVETPTRIAEESGIRRNHISKVLGELKKAGIAECINEEYRKGRLYRLTNLGEEIAKNLEESDR
- a CDS encoding HEAT repeat domain-containing protein translates to MDDGVILTQLRDITKQRMSWGVKIDDVASILGEDYSSKVKAKALWLLGEMGLKHTDEISDYVADIASYMDSSDSKLRERSANALGRIGRGDVSLVADYIENLMELRFDIDENVRHAFIWACENIATNNPEMFCDNLDIFFDMISDSSDKVRIEAPEMFRVVGKTKPESVIPYLERLEEISQNDANRVVRIHSAGALKATRKALGEM
- a CDS encoding macro domain-containing protein — protein: MKSSIEVKQTDIVELEADVIVNAANSSLASGGGVCGAIFRAAGFKKLEDACRKIGGCPTGSAVITPGFDLKADYIIHAVGPVWYGGSDSEAELLYSAYENSLKLAMENGCRSIGFPVISSGIYGYPKNEAWQIAIKACRDFIKDNPDYPISITFAVRSDESRLLGEKTIKEIL
- a CDS encoding transcriptional regulator, giving the protein MDDEVKYVRRSQYRLRVMRSLEGEVKMPSEIAVDAEIFQNHISNTLGQLRNHGLVECINPEVKRGRLYRLTPEGEKIIKSL